The following coding sequences are from one Paenibacillus stellifer window:
- a CDS encoding TetR family transcriptional regulator yields the protein MINRPERSRLRIYNAIQALTASKNPEDITLSDIARVSGLSWPTIRRHVGGREAVKSIARDGFRFMESEVPDTRTRILQAASNVFSKHGYSGTSLEHIAAEVGMTKGAVYSNFKNKSELYLTLLEQNIHARVLELPDSIWKHLKETTPEESVVLFFQSQVVHRLGDQEGNRLFFDFVSNARDPSVQNQLSTLYRGGYKQIQKLIENLQHEQIISREYNAFELSVFFVAILDGLMISWLVDPEGIDMDNLAQAFARIVWNGLQRYNKEE from the coding sequence ATGATCAACAGACCGGAGAGATCAAGACTAAGAATTTACAATGCGATCCAGGCACTGACCGCCAGTAAAAATCCCGAGGACATTACGTTATCGGACATCGCCCGGGTCTCCGGCTTAAGCTGGCCTACGATCCGGCGGCATGTAGGGGGCCGGGAAGCTGTAAAGAGCATTGCCCGAGACGGCTTCCGGTTTATGGAGTCCGAAGTGCCGGATACCAGGACACGGATTCTGCAAGCAGCATCCAATGTGTTCTCGAAGCATGGGTACTCCGGCACCTCACTTGAGCATATAGCGGCCGAAGTCGGGATGACCAAGGGGGCGGTGTATTCCAATTTCAAGAACAAAAGCGAACTGTACCTCACCTTATTGGAGCAGAACATTCATGCCCGGGTACTGGAACTGCCAGATTCGATTTGGAAGCATCTGAAGGAGACAACACCTGAAGAAAGCGTAGTGCTTTTTTTCCAATCTCAGGTTGTACACAGGCTTGGAGATCAGGAGGGCAACCGTCTTTTTTTTGACTTTGTCTCCAACGCCCGCGATCCGTCTGTACAGAATCAATTATCGACCCTGTACCGAGGCGGATATAAGCAGATCCAGAAGCTGATTGAGAATTTGCAGCATGAGCAGATCATAAGCAGGGAATACAATGCCTTTGAGTTGTCTGTTTTTTTCGTTGCAATTCTTGACGGATTAATGATTTCCTGGTTGGTTGATCCGGAAGGGATTGATATGGATAACCTGGCACAAGCGTTTGCCCGTATAGTCTGGAATGGTTTGCAGAGATATAACAAGGAGGAGTAA
- a CDS encoding non-ribosomal peptide synthetase: MESAVTLLDVLKGAMKQHSTGVNFIEGDQGETFVTYAEIYRQALDLLGKLQGKGLHAGQELVFQIENNRSFVTMYWASLLGGFIPVPISIGNNDEHRYKIVQIWNKLSSPSLIGEDWAIASLTKYLGDHGMVKLLEEMEPHFYSLDSLNTVTYEPGVIQPCNPEQIAFIQFSSGSTGDPKGVVLTHANLISNTAAIIEGISITDKDSLISWLPLTHDMGLIGSHLTAVRAQINQHLMPTSLFIRHPLLWLKKASKYRTTVTVSPNFGYRYFLNFYKTGAGIDWDLSSIRVIVNGAEPISYPLIVEFTSKLRTHGLSANCIFPVYGLAEASLAVTLPPPGRPVRHFLIDRKHLNIGDQVCLAAAETSGIGLVGTGKPARDVSVRICNENNEPLLDGHIGHIHIKGRNVTQGYYNNPEATKAALAGEDWVKTGDIGAFYEGELIITGRAKDIIFVNGQNIYPHDIERHAEDIFEKITQVAAVGVFSEVSQKEEIILFVHYKKSVESFAELSQHIKQHINQKMSLDVKSVLPVRHIEKTTSGKVQRYKMAERYRNGDFDSIQSELDELLHTRERERVIEQPVTETEGILVRLVQEVLGHEPVSLSDHFFKIGGQSLKAAMLSARIQREMKKSITIRDIFLNPVMSDLANMLDTLPYNEILPFISAESKDFYSMSPAQRRLYILQQLTEDTRYNLPFAMKVEGAIDPDRLEKALLELIHRHESLRTSFHLVNGNTVQRIESNPGFQLVVNRDVQDARQAIRQFIRPFDLTRAPLLRAELAAIADGTMLFLIDFHHIVTDGTSMAVFIQELSLLYQGETLPTPSRQYRDFSEWQARLRQEDSYSESEIYWLESFGGSIPVLDLPTDSPRSNLQLRSGASLPFRLSQERVRELKDLAYEHHSSLYIILLASLMVTLSRWSGKEDLVIGSVTAGRPLAEIESMIGMFVNTIAIRCQPQYKMTFLSFLQEVRQQVLSSFEHQRYPFDELVNKLGLGYDQGRNPLFDVMFSLQPAGLEEIKLGPVCLVPQPVHNGHAKFDLTFEAYESADGLRFDVEYSTELFRPETINRMMSHYFAILSSITQNPTEKLGRLNMLTKQEECRLLDRAVESAAAYPDSTLDKLFELRAGHAPDSIALIDSSSGDLLTYGALNRRSNRLASQLLEYGVTRGSYVGILCERSMDYVIAVLAVLKVGAAFVPLDSEAPAERIHHIVSDASIGVILSQARLVPFGSSIHDLLKQCTQLIIMDNEQGKMHDAPAANPERTHTPSDIAYLIYTSGTTGKPKGTLVSHANVARLFSIPFAGVEITSQDRLIQVSNTVFDGSIIDLFGSLLNGASLLITKKEQILDPTEFASLLSLDVTTAFMTTQLFNTMVEYRLDALKNLRTIMFGGERASLPHVQKALEALGPGRLFNLYGPTETTVLATGYQIDKLIAGQGAIPIGRAVPNSELYVLDQELQLVPEGVNGELYIGGAGVSHGYLNRPDLTGAAFIENPYRPGRLLYRSGDLVRWLPDGELLYLGRADNQIKLRGYRIELQEVESALLRIPYVRECAVIKRDLPNGQAELAAYVVADQPVSIHSLKNALNSYLPSYMVPTSYCQLDRLPLTPQGKLDAKSLPEPEGVDSTVVQSSRNPTEQHIEAIWQRLLNIETISIHSNFFDIGGTSLLVIKMQAEIEFIYPSLIRVVDIFNNPTVARLAELIESRQNGEKNRLVWKTVPWPHSSRTQSAGWQEYKRTNVVVNNAAMNDLDFGKKGVGISKDSLLRSAFVMSLVRIAGEHQSYGLQILQGSFIYPVELGLHEIRSTSGLLQAVTNMENRYVGYQVKDLEGIVPIRSDQELAAILVHHPTSATHALAHHFDLMLTVSEGANLVLQMEFNPRKVSQETSKRFAELYMNSLQWVTQQIGQEVLNHE, encoded by the coding sequence ATGGAGTCCGCTGTTACCTTGCTCGACGTACTGAAAGGCGCAATGAAACAGCATTCAACAGGGGTCAACTTTATAGAGGGGGACCAAGGCGAGACTTTTGTCACCTATGCCGAAATTTATCGTCAAGCTTTGGATTTACTTGGAAAATTGCAAGGAAAGGGACTTCATGCCGGCCAAGAGTTGGTGTTTCAGATTGAGAACAACCGTTCCTTTGTCACGATGTACTGGGCTTCGCTGCTTGGCGGATTCATCCCCGTGCCGATTAGCATCGGGAACAATGACGAGCACCGATATAAAATCGTGCAGATTTGGAACAAGCTATCCTCTCCGTCGCTGATTGGTGAAGATTGGGCCATTGCATCGTTAACTAAATATTTGGGTGACCATGGAATGGTCAAGCTTCTGGAGGAGATGGAGCCGCACTTCTATTCGCTGGACTCATTGAACACAGTGACGTACGAACCGGGAGTTATCCAGCCTTGTAATCCGGAGCAAATCGCTTTTATCCAATTCTCTTCCGGCTCAACAGGCGATCCGAAAGGAGTTGTACTGACGCACGCCAATTTGATTTCCAACACAGCCGCCATAATAGAAGGCATCTCAATAACAGACAAAGATTCTCTGATCTCATGGCTGCCGCTGACACATGATATGGGATTGATAGGCAGTCATCTAACAGCTGTCAGAGCTCAAATCAATCAGCATTTGATGCCAACGTCTCTGTTTATCCGCCATCCTCTCCTTTGGCTCAAAAAGGCAAGCAAATATCGTACAACCGTTACTGTTTCACCAAACTTTGGCTACCGGTACTTTCTTAATTTCTACAAAACGGGAGCAGGAATTGATTGGGATCTATCCTCCATACGTGTCATCGTTAACGGAGCCGAACCCATTTCTTATCCGCTAATCGTCGAATTTACATCGAAACTCCGCACACATGGACTCTCCGCGAACTGCATATTTCCGGTTTACGGGCTCGCAGAGGCCTCGTTGGCAGTCACTTTACCTCCTCCCGGCCGGCCGGTACGACATTTTCTGATTGACCGGAAACATCTGAACATCGGGGATCAGGTTTGTCTTGCAGCAGCAGAAACATCCGGAATTGGATTAGTGGGCACCGGAAAGCCTGCTCGTGATGTTTCCGTTCGAATTTGCAATGAGAACAACGAGCCGCTTCTTGACGGGCATATCGGCCATATTCACATAAAAGGCCGCAATGTCACACAAGGCTACTATAACAATCCGGAAGCAACCAAAGCAGCGCTTGCAGGCGAAGACTGGGTAAAGACAGGAGATATCGGAGCCTTTTATGAAGGTGAGCTAATCATCACCGGCCGGGCGAAAGACATCATATTCGTGAATGGACAGAACATTTATCCCCATGATATTGAGCGGCATGCGGAAGACATTTTCGAAAAGATCACTCAAGTTGCCGCCGTGGGCGTGTTCTCCGAAGTCAGCCAGAAGGAAGAAATCATTCTGTTTGTCCATTACAAAAAATCTGTCGAGTCCTTCGCTGAGCTAAGTCAGCATATTAAACAGCATATTAATCAAAAAATGAGTCTTGACGTTAAATCCGTTCTGCCCGTTCGGCATATTGAGAAGACAACCAGCGGAAAAGTCCAGCGTTACAAAATGGCTGAAAGGTATCGAAATGGGGATTTTGACAGCATCCAGTCTGAATTGGATGAGCTGCTGCACACAAGAGAACGTGAAAGAGTGATTGAACAGCCAGTCACAGAAACCGAGGGAATTCTGGTTCGTCTTGTTCAGGAAGTTCTGGGTCACGAACCGGTCTCTCTATCGGATCACTTCTTCAAAATAGGAGGGCAATCGCTTAAGGCTGCAATGCTTAGTGCACGGATTCAAAGAGAAATGAAGAAGAGCATCACGATTCGTGACATATTCTTGAATCCCGTTATGAGCGACTTGGCTAATATGCTGGACACATTGCCCTACAACGAGATCTTGCCATTCATATCGGCGGAGAGCAAGGATTTCTATTCAATGTCCCCGGCGCAGCGTCGCTTATACATTTTGCAGCAGCTTACGGAAGATACCCGATACAATTTGCCTTTTGCCATGAAAGTAGAAGGCGCAATCGATCCTGACCGTCTCGAGAAGGCGCTTCTCGAATTAATTCATCGTCACGAAAGCCTGCGCACCTCCTTCCATTTGGTGAACGGAAATACTGTCCAACGCATTGAATCCAATCCCGGCTTTCAGCTCGTCGTAAATAGGGACGTTCAAGATGCCCGGCAAGCAATCCGGCAATTTATCCGTCCATTCGATTTGACTAGAGCCCCTCTGCTACGAGCGGAGCTTGCCGCAATTGCTGACGGTACAATGCTGTTCTTGATTGACTTTCATCATATAGTTACCGATGGAACCTCGATGGCGGTGTTTATCCAGGAGCTATCCCTGCTGTATCAGGGGGAGACATTGCCCACTCCTTCAAGACAGTATCGCGATTTCAGCGAATGGCAAGCACGTCTTCGGCAAGAGGACTCATATTCAGAGAGCGAGATTTATTGGCTTGAATCCTTCGGCGGAAGCATTCCTGTATTGGATCTACCAACAGACAGCCCCCGCAGTAATTTACAGCTGAGATCAGGCGCTTCTCTCCCCTTCCGATTATCCCAGGAGAGAGTTCGGGAGCTGAAGGATTTAGCCTATGAGCATCACTCTTCCCTGTACATAATTCTCCTGGCTTCTCTAATGGTTACTCTTTCTCGTTGGAGCGGTAAAGAAGATCTGGTAATTGGTTCCGTTACAGCCGGACGCCCGCTTGCTGAGATTGAGAGCATGATCGGCATGTTCGTGAATACCATTGCGATACGCTGCCAGCCACAGTACAAAATGACATTTCTCAGCTTCTTGCAGGAAGTACGGCAGCAAGTCCTTAGTTCCTTCGAGCATCAACGATATCCATTTGACGAACTGGTCAATAAGCTTGGACTCGGATATGACCAGGGACGAAATCCGTTATTTGATGTAATGTTCTCGCTTCAACCTGCCGGTCTGGAAGAGATCAAGTTAGGTCCGGTATGCCTTGTTCCGCAGCCTGTTCATAACGGACATGCCAAATTCGACTTAACCTTTGAAGCCTATGAATCGGCGGACGGTCTCAGATTCGATGTTGAGTACTCAACGGAGTTGTTCAGGCCGGAAACCATCAACCGGATGATGAGCCATTACTTTGCCATATTATCCTCCATAACTCAGAACCCCACCGAGAAGCTGGGGCGGCTTAATATGCTTACCAAGCAAGAAGAATGCCGGCTGCTTGACAGGGCTGTTGAGTCTGCAGCTGCTTATCCAGACAGCACTCTCGATAAATTATTTGAGCTGCGGGCCGGCCATGCTCCCGACTCGATCGCGTTGATCGACAGTTCAAGCGGGGATCTTCTGACCTACGGGGCTTTGAATAGGCGTTCAAATCGCCTGGCTTCCCAGCTTCTGGAATATGGAGTTACGCGGGGGTCGTATGTTGGCATATTGTGCGAGCGCAGCATGGATTATGTGATCGCAGTGCTTGCCGTATTAAAAGTGGGGGCAGCCTTTGTTCCTCTCGATTCTGAAGCTCCAGCGGAACGGATACATCATATTGTATCGGATGCCTCAATCGGGGTCATTCTCAGTCAAGCTCGTCTTGTGCCATTTGGGTCGTCTATTCACGACTTACTGAAACAATGTACCCAACTGATAATTATGGATAACGAACAAGGCAAAATGCATGATGCACCAGCCGCGAATCCGGAACGGACTCATACGCCTTCCGACATCGCCTATCTGATCTACACTTCCGGTACAACGGGCAAACCCAAGGGAACCTTAGTCTCGCATGCAAATGTCGCACGTCTATTCAGCATCCCCTTTGCCGGAGTAGAGATCACTTCGCAAGACCGTTTGATCCAGGTATCCAACACGGTCTTTGACGGCTCGATTATCGACTTGTTTGGTTCACTGCTGAACGGGGCGTCCCTGCTGATTACTAAAAAAGAGCAAATACTGGACCCTACCGAGTTCGCTTCCCTGCTGTCCCTTGATGTCACTACCGCCTTTATGACGACCCAGCTCTTTAATACCATGGTGGAGTATCGGCTGGATGCACTTAAGAATTTGCGGACGATCATGTTCGGAGGCGAACGGGCTTCTCTCCCGCATGTTCAAAAAGCTCTGGAGGCGTTGGGACCTGGGCGATTGTTCAATCTATACGGACCTACGGAAACAACCGTTCTGGCTACGGGATATCAGATCGACAAGCTTATAGCCGGTCAGGGGGCAATCCCGATTGGCAGAGCAGTGCCTAACAGCGAATTATACGTCCTGGATCAAGAATTGCAGCTTGTACCGGAGGGGGTGAACGGCGAACTGTATATAGGAGGAGCCGGAGTCAGTCATGGGTATCTTAACCGTCCTGACCTGACCGGGGCAGCCTTCATTGAAAACCCCTATCGCCCCGGACGCTTGCTCTATCGGTCAGGCGATCTTGTCCGCTGGCTTCCGGATGGAGAATTGCTCTACCTCGGCCGTGCGGACAACCAGATCAAGCTCCGCGGATACCGGATTGAGCTTCAGGAGGTCGAGTCGGCACTTCTCCGGATTCCTTATGTACGGGAATGCGCCGTTATCAAACGCGATCTTCCCAATGGACAGGCTGAGCTTGCCGCCTATGTGGTTGCCGACCAGCCTGTGTCGATTCATTCCCTCAAGAATGCATTGAATTCTTACCTGCCATCTTATATGGTTCCGACTTCCTACTGTCAGCTGGACCGGCTTCCCCTGACCCCCCAAGGCAAACTGGACGCCAAAAGCCTGCCTGAACCAGAGGGTGTTGATAGCACTGTGGTCCAATCTTCACGGAACCCGACCGAGCAGCACATCGAGGCAATCTGGCAGCGGCTGCTTAATATAGAGACGATCAGTATTCACAGCAATTTTTTTGACATCGGCGGCACCTCTCTATTGGTCATCAAAATGCAGGCGGAGATTGAATTTATTTATCCTTCCCTCATACGAGTGGTGGATATATTTAACAACCCGACCGTTGCCCGGCTAGCCGAACTGATTGAATCACGCCAGAATGGTGAGAAAAATAGGTTGGTCTGGAAGACCGTTCCCTGGCCCCATTCTTCCCGTACA